A genomic stretch from Podospora pseudoanserina strain CBS 124.78 chromosome 3, whole genome shotgun sequence includes:
- a CDS encoding hypothetical protein (EggNog:ENOG503P2I8; COG:S): MSFLSLNLFSPPWSTTAGISSADGQPQVITTTVPIPICQIGGGQINGSLRGSDGPPMWATRSLASLPWTASTPEFYSTMSTVSLHIPKMASAHSLYKCRRDDQTH; encoded by the exons ATgagcttcctctcccttAACTTATTCTCTCCTCCCTGGTCCACCACAGCGGGAATCTCCTCGGCCGATGGACAGCCTCAGGTTATTACCACCACTGTTCCGATCCCGATCTGCCAAATCGGTGGCG GCCAGATTAACGGTTCCCTGCGCGGCTCTGACGGTCCGCCCATGTGGGCCACTAGGTCTCTTGCCTCCCTGCCCTGGaccgcctccacccccgaATTCTACAGCACAATGTCTACCGTGTCTCTCCATATCCCCAAAATGGCATCAGCACATTCGCTGTATAAGTGCAGACGCGACGATCAAACCCACTGA
- a CDS encoding hypothetical protein (EggNog:ENOG503PWW4), which translates to MVVSVDRYLTKIRADPPTVIVSDQIEGEGETIRLQWINVLREADYTAILAVFFRLNKMIIDNALHTAGENNANELRGFLFLMALSVAHELIHTFVGFLTGDGGRDTPDSIR; encoded by the exons ATGGTAGTGTCTGTGGACCGGTACCTCACCAAAATCCGGGCTGACCCCCCTACCGTCATCGTCAGTGACCAGATAGAAGGCGAAGGTGAAACTATTCGCTTGCAGTGGATCAATGTGCTTAGAGAAGCCGACTACACCGCCATCTTGGCGGTGTTTTTCCGACTAAACAAAATG ATCATCGACAACGCACTCCACACAGCCGGAGAGAACAACGCCAACGAGCTCCGAGGCTTCTTGTTCCTCATGGCCCTGTCCGTTGCACACGAGCTGATCCACACCTTTGTCGGGTTCCTCACTGGAGATGGCGGGCGAGACACGCCCGACAGCATTCGCTAA
- a CDS encoding hypothetical protein (COG:E; MEROPS:MER0001269; EggNog:ENOG503NU4A), whose amino-acid sequence MADNMYEKLETASAKTREAMADRQHLSPPPTHARQNRMRIATRETSCWYILWGFVLALCGLSILVDRPLLFVFLREPDFKDQCTQPEPHFPAKNEDLDKLVDIIEGDAFRNASVDRLSRAVQIKTESFDDMGEVGRDPRWEVFFKFHGYLALTFPLIHEKLQVEKVNTHGLLYTWKGSDDSLKPTLLMAHQDTVPVPPETIGSWTHPPWSGAYDGKYVWGRGAADCKNTLIALLETLQLLLEANFQPKRTIILSFGFDEEVSGRRGASALSAFLQERYGKDGVAVIVDEGAGFEETWGTLFAKPGTAEKGYVDVKITVRMPGGHSSIPSDHTSIGVLSELITKIESEQYPTRLVEENPYYSQLQCGAGYSDNFPKKLKKLLADNAFKKPSFFLTCRNKPDRLALEAAKQGPAIKYLMQTSQAVDVISGGIKTNALPERATVTVNHRINIGETTKIVTDRLTSIGDEIAKKYNLTLHAFDDSQEEPNSIHLSSTVNKLEVAPITPADGSTNSPFTTLAGTVRAVYGKNVIVTPGIMTGNTDTRFYWNLTRHIFRFAPGYDADDEVGLGKIHTVDERVSVLNHVHTVRWFVTFVRNMDEARFDTDGGSGKSDDLGVGSG is encoded by the exons aTGGCAGACAACATGTACGAAAAGCTGGAGACAGCGTCTGCGAAGACGCGCGAAGCCATGGCCGACAGACAGCATCtgtctccccctccaacacacGCGCGCCAAAATAGAATGCGCATCGCCACCAGGGAGACTTCGTGTTGGTATATTCTCTGGGGTTTCGTCCTGGCCTTGTGCGGTCTCTCAATTCTGGTGGACCGCCCACTCCTATTTGTTTTCCTCCGCGAGCCCGATTTCAAGGATCAATGCACCCAACCAGAACCGCACTTCCCTGCCAAAAACGAAGACCTCGACAAGCTCGTTGACATCATCGAGGGCGACGCGTTCAGGAACGCCAGCGTTGACCGTCTTTCCCGCGCTGTCCAGATAAAGACAGAATCTTTCGATGACATGGGTGAAGTTGGTCGGGATCCAAGATGGGAAGTGTTCTTCAAGTTTCATGGCTATCTAGCCTTGACCTTCCCATTGATCCACGAGAAACTGCAGGTTGAAAAGGTCAACACTCATGGTCTGCTGTACACATGGAAGGGCAGTGACGATAGCCTGAAACCCACGCTTTTGATGGCCCATCAGGATACCGTACCCGTGCCACCAGAGACGATCGGATCATGGACCCACCCGCCCTG GAGCGGTGCCTATGATGGCAAATACGTCTGGGGCCGTGGGGCTGCTGACTGCAAGAACACCCTCATCGCGTTGCTGGAAACCCTTCAACTCCTTTTAGAAGCCAATTTTCAACCCAAACGCACGATTATCCTGTCCTTTGGCTTTGACGAAGAGGTATCCGGGAGACGAGGAGCATCGGCCCTTTCTGCCTTCCTTCAGGAGAGATACGGCAAGGATGGTGTCGCTGTCATTGTTGACGAAGGCGCCGGCTTCGAAGAGACATGGGGCACCCTCTTTGCGAAGCCCGGAACAGCCGAGAAAGGCTACGTCGACGTCAAAATCACCGTCCGAATGCCAGGTGGCCACTCCTCCATCCCTTCCGACCACACGAGCATCGGCGTTCTCAGCgagctcatcaccaagatcgAGTCCGAACAGTACCCAACACGCCTAGTCGAGGAGAACCCCTATTACTCGCAGTTGCAGTGCGGCGCCGGCTACTCGGATAACTTCCCAAAGAAACTCAAGAAGCTCCTGGCGGACAACGCATTCAAAAAGCCTTCCTTTTTCCTTACCTGTAGGAACAAGCCCGACCGTCTCGCGCTCGAAGCCGCCAAGCAAGGCCCAGCAATCAAGTACCTGATGCAAACCTCCCAAGCAGTGGACGTCATCTCGGGCGGCATTAAAACCAACGCTCTGCCCGAGCGCGCTACGGTAACAGTCAACCACCGTATCAATATCGGCGAGACCACAAAGATTGTTACGGACCGTCTCACCTCTATTGGTGACGAGATCGCAAAGAAAtacaacctcacccttcACGCCTTTGATGACTCGCAAGAGGAGCCCAACTCGATCCACCTCTCGTCAACGGTGAACAAACTGGAGGTAgcccccatcaccccagcaGACGGCTCAACAAACAGCCCTTTCACAACACTAGCCGGCACGGTTCGTGCTGTCTACGGCAAGAACGTCATTGTTACCCCTGGGATCATGACAGGCAACACCGACACGAGGTTTTATTGGAACTTGACGAGGCACATCTTTCGATTTGCGCCCGGCTACGACGCTGATGACGAGGTGGGACTGGGAAAGATTCATACTGTGGATGAAAGAGTCAGTGTGTTGAATCATGTCCATACTGTGAGGTGGTTTGTGACGTTTGTGCGAAATATGGACGAGGCGAGGTTTGATACGGATGGTGGTTCCGGGAAGAGTGAtgatttgggggttgggtctGGTTAG
- a CDS encoding hypothetical protein (EggNog:ENOG503P793; COG:S) has product MKSLFSSRRKPPVQIPTDTQDLFAHLPTELIILVLEQLNTSSDIISALHVCRNWRDILLSPEIWPSIADRLAPGLATHIRERNCSVNLHAQAKVFQSALNLHHLYQSGLFSYARHHVVRVNDGSFTFSKQVSVESGGVHSLAEVPGLDPLSEELHVTHVRLYSHGRIAWWPEAWHLPYFAVVDDLRARVRRMFLFPGQAELRGEDRRRGWKTALGEKLFVLGQEDAGVCVWHLERDEMKFAELPGGFDRCVVDGERLLFIGRRNAEVWLWEWAGEQGVREIDVARDEPRYVPGPVRMGGQIVQGYPRPAPKLGLRFQDTDVKVDFILHPNDWRVIFVVTWDEVDLVVSEFYEGCMRARMVCPRQHLAYRGMVRSRTDNAVHYLRTDRCDGRGGYVLMTAWVGEEPMCDAGHRGSIVSVCFNVHTSEFSALVHHASYQRTPAAHLWDGLLAVRVAGEDQNGLKPVVALLKPCDADEGNEATSQPGNPMPVRLIKQPSNTITPVEGNMTFVSEDGEIRPRAQSLHGMAHAFEAGGDARQAGTDAMKAEWLSGDDKTLVYVAGRDYTVWMFGEDGIPKEKKEVRLWKERFKNAIASTGRGTRA; this is encoded by the coding sequence ATGAAGTCGCTTTTCTCATCCCGCCGCAAGCCGCCAGTTCAGATTCCCACTGATACCCAAGACCTTTTTGCTCATCTCCCGACCgaactcatcatcctcgtcctcgaacAACTCAACACCTCCAGCGACATCATCTCGGCCCTCCACGTCTGTCGCAACTGGCGTGACATTCTCCTCTCTCCAGAGATATGGCCCTCCATCGCCGACCGCCTGGCGCCAGGCCTCGCCACCCACATCCGCGAGAGAAATTGTTCAGTCAACCTCCATGCCCAGGCCAAGGTATTCCAGTCCGCCTtgaacctccaccacctctaccAGTCCGGGCTCTTTTCCTACGCTCGACACCACGTCGTGCGTGTAAATGATGgttcttttactttttcaAAGCAGGTCTCGGTCGAGTCGGGGGGTGTGCACTCCCTTGCTGAGGTCCCCGGTCTTGATCCGTTGTCGGAAGAGCTGCATGTAACTCACGTAAGACTTTACAGCCATGGGAGGATTGCCTGGTGGCCTGAGGCGTGGCACTTACCTTActttgcggtggtggatgatttgAGGGCtagagtgaggaggatgtttcTCTTTCCTGGGCAGGCTGAGCTCAGGGGGGAGGATCGGAGACGGGGGTGGAAGACTgcgttgggggagaagttgtTTGTTCTTGGGCAGGAGGACGcgggggtgtgtgtgtggcatttggagagggatgagATGAAGTTTGCGGAGCTGCCGGGGGGGTTTGACAGGTGtgttgtggatggggagaggttgttgttcATTGGGCGGAGGAACGCCGAGGTTTGGCTGTGGGAGTGGGCAGGTGAACaaggggtgagggagattgaTGTGGCGAGGGATGAACCTAGGTATGTGCCTGGGCCGGTGAGGATGGGTGGGCAGATCGTGCAAGGGTACCCGAGGCCGGCGCCgaagttggggttgaggtttCAGGATACGGATGTCAAGGTTGATTTCATTCTGCATCCGAACGACTGGAGGGTGATATTTGTGGTGACgtgggatgaggttgatttggtggtgagtgagtTTTATGAAGGGTGCATGAGGGCACGGATGGTATGCCCGCGGCAACATCTTGCGTATCGGGGGATGGTGAGATCGAGAACTGATAATGCGGTGCATTATCTGCGGACTGATAGATGTGATGGGCGTGGGGGATATGTTCTCATGACagcttgggttggggaggagccgATGTGTGATGCTGGGCATAGGGGGAGCATAGTGTCTGTCTGCTTCAACGTCCACACCTCGGAGTTCAGCGCGCTTGTTCACCACGCATCATATCAACGAACGCCTGCTGCGCATCTCTGGGATGGCTTGCTGGCTGTCAGGGTGGCTGGAGAGGACCAAAATGGTCTTAAACCCGTCGTCGCACTTTTGAAGCCCTGTGATGCAGACGAGGGCAACGAGGCGACCTCACAACCGGGGAATCCGATGCCAGTACGCCTGATCAAGCAACCATCCAACACTATCACTCCAGTAGAGGGGAATATGACCTTTGTgagtgaggatggcgagatTCGGCCGCGCGCACAGTCTCTCCATGGTATGGCACATGCTTTCGAGGCTGGCGGGGATGCCCGGCAAGCAGGCACAGATGCGATGAAAGCTGAGTGGCTGAGTGGAGATGACAAAACACTGGTTTATGTTGCCGGAAGGGATTATACGGTGTGGatgtttggggaggatggtattcccaaggagaagaaggaggttcGCCtgtggaaggagaggttcAAGAACGCCATTGCTAGCACGGGGCGTGGAACGAGGGCATAG
- a CDS encoding hypothetical protein (EggNog:ENOG503P660), translating to MGSHAPPHHNHHNHHPQHPDADPAQAVDGLVRAIRDLTSDPNYKLVADVFSEFLFVKEQNNQLSTSHQVLLEEYRKFRNELEDQKEILVKERREMELVVQEKVQEIFQLTATRTRLETDLEATHRALEEEIEAATQAAEAAAKKYADLRDQTTLEYADLKARKEQEYADLVDLKKLELSELKALTTKQYQDLETAKLAVEEEKKTNEAAAAAAAVLAAGTIAALTAAKAELEKTLEQIKADNDATIQALKEKAEGLEAAEKALEEELEAAKQKIATLETALEERNKEISGLQESLRAAEEQITSLQQTLEEKNNEIDELHGKLTTETTRAEKAESENHDLHNRLEDTEHNLEVTSNKLADLEQYRIELQHDNEDTYVAVLDKIWTTIVTLVETSFRHDIDDAILSDASCWTNLRSSPYLKMATQLQIPLPQSNTAAAKGMRISAVLAILSRALHRHIFRPNYLLEDDDEPLLKFLRALEDDDPAREAHFRATMLAMMPERQLEQAARRVKTVVREVSWVVQHLLTALQFEAFCTGLEAACRLACEQWMRIQVANMKIEPYFGPPYDDYDWQVLDLPEFAEAIENDKAVETDEEVPPTSIDERLESALAEASKVPIPASIRTVSAAGTLPGDKLLVNDTDNGSLHSAHEHEDEFEGEVDPDEILLVVWPSMCCVENGELMSITQGLVISKEQARPALDESRPPRPKLIARPGSRRARTMSMPAGQSRSGSPQRAMTGKVTNHFMMMARELDSAAAEEVASQAASAT from the coding sequence ATGGGCTCTCACGCTCCTccacaccacaaccaccacaaccaccaccctcagcacCCAGATGCCGACCCCGCCCAGGCGGTCGACGGCCTGGTCCGCGCCATCCGCGATCTCACCTCGGACCCAAACTACAAGCTCGTCGCCGACGTCTTCAGTGAATTCCTCTTCGTCAAGGAGCAAAACAACCAACTCAGCACCTCTCACCAAGTATTACTGGAGGAATACCGCAAATTTCGCAATGAGCTCGAAGACCAAAAGGAAATCCTCGTCAAGGAGCGACGAGAGATGGAGCTGGTCGTCCAGGAGAAGGTCCAGGAGATCTTTCAGCTCACTGCCACCAGGACAAGGTTAGAGACCGACTTGGAAGCGACGCACagggcgttggaggaggagatcgaggCCGCGACacaggcggcggaggcggcggcaaaGAAGTATGCCGATTTGAGGGATCAAACGACGCTGGAGTATGCCGATCTTAAGGCGAGAAAGGAGCAGGAGTATGCCGATCTAGTGGACTTGAAGAAGCTTGAGTTGTCGGAGCTTAAGGCGCTCACGACGAAGCAGTATCAGGACCTGGAGACGGCGAAGcttgctgtggaggaggagaaaaagacgaacgaggcggcggcggcggcggctgccGTGCTGGCTGCGGGAACGATTGCTGCATTAACCGCGGCGAAGGCcgagttggagaagacgcTTGAGCAGATCAAGGCCGACAATGACGCTACGATTCAGGccttgaaggagaaggcggagggACTGGAGGCGGCAgagaaggcgttggaggaagagctggaggctGCCAAGCAAAAGATTGCCACTCTCGAGACAGCCTTGGAAGAGAGGAATAAGGAGATCTCCGGTCTCCAGGAGTCCCTCCGGGCCGCCGAAGAGCaaatcacctccctccagcAAACCctggaagaaaagaacaacgAGATCGACGAGCTCCACGGTAAACTCACCACCGAGACCACCCGCGCGGAAAAGGCCGAGTCGGAAAACCACGACCTCCACAACCGCCTCGAAGACACCGAGCACAACCTCGAAGTAACCTCCAACAAGCTCGCCGACCTCGAACAGTACCGCATCGAGCTCCAGCACGACAACGAAGACACCTACGTCGCCGTCCTCGACAAAATCTGGaccaccatcgtcacccTCGTCGAGACCTCCTTCCGACACGACATCGAtgacgccatcctctccgacGCCTCCTGCTGGACTAACCTCCGCAGCTCCCCCTACCTCAAAATGGCCACCCAGCTgcaaatccccctcccccagtccaacaccgccgccgcaaaAGGGATGCGCATCTCGGCCGTCCTGGCCATCCTGTCTCGCGCCCTCCACAGGCACATCTTCCGCCCCAACTACCTcctcgaagacgacgacgaaccCCTCCTCAAATTCCTCCGCGCcctcgaagacgacgacCCAGCCCGCGAAGCCCACTTCCGCGCCACCATGCTGGCAATGATGCCAGAACGCCAGCTCGAACAAGCCGCCCGCCGCGTCAAGACGGTCGTCAGGGAAGTCTCCTGGGTGGTCCAGCACCTCCTAACCGCCCTCCAATTCGAAGCCTTTTGCACCGGCCTCGAAGCCGCCTGCCGGCTGGCATGCGAGCAGTGGATGCGCATCCAGGTAGCCAACATGAAGATAGAGCCTTACTTTGGCCCCCCCTACGACGACTACGACTGGCAGGTCCTGGACCTGCCCGAGTTTGCCGAGGCGATTGAAAACGACAAGGCTGTCGAGACGGACGAAGAAGTTCCACCGACAAGCATCGACGAAAGACTTGAATCTGCGCTTGCAGAGGCGAGTAAAGTCCCCATTCCGGCTTCCATCAGAACGGTCAGTGCGGCTGGTACACTGCCGGGTGATAAGCTCCTCGTCAACGACACCGACAACGGGAGCCTTCACTCGGCCCACGAGCATGAAGACGAGTTTGAGGGCGAGGTGGACCCGGACGAGATTTTGCTGGTCGTGTGGCCGAGCATGTGCTGTGTCGAGAATGGGGAGCTGATGTCCATCACgcaggggttggtgattTCAAAGGAGCAGGCGAGGCCGGCGCTGGATGAGAGCAGGCCGCCTAGGCCGAAGCTGATTGCGAGGCCGGggtcgaggagggcgaggacgatgagCATGCCTGCTGGTCAGAGCAGGAGCGGGAGTCCGCAGAGGGCCATGACGGGGAAGGTGACGAATCATTTTATGATGATGGCCAGGGAGTTGgattcggcggcggcggaggaggtggcgtcACAGGCTGCTTCAGCTACCtag
- a CDS encoding hypothetical protein (COG:S; EggNog:ENOG503PC83), translating into MKLLAFLPLASASIVILPGGSPLPYRPSTNITLSSASDLLRQSAPNEFPNSTVQLLLSAYSGTLEPAAASTNFSSHLPSGDSFVRSAIQAWGEHLHLVLRPDEIWFTILTQMNFYMETHAEAVRHLFVKHQGQEVIFIEDYTWTDVLWRFKEEIQKRVLTPWLEEWIVPGFSTTTDNDVMTSNILMMGLVKAYFRYEGGIICGLPSVTLEGTREDWVKLEKKLERLEFFGEEPKEYKRRLAPIFKRFVKSWDEPDSAETKRFWNSIVFASYSNICGAAPLDVSGWITGFFYWDEQGQPWGRGGRSVVQLDGVDYWSQDITRLPVGYARAPFIMRDFGGKDRFEAYVAAGNLGKKVMEGWPAGYEAALERSTGAKVDRERLRTQRGGHATLRPLSAWMLYGPLAHNATKTYKAAEAELGLLASRTKANLGETCAKPQE; encoded by the coding sequence ATGAagctcctcgccttcctccctctcgccAGCGCGAGCATTGTGATCCTCCCAGGCggctcccccctcccctaccgcccctccaccaacatcaccctctcctccgcctcggacctcctccgccaatCCGCCCCAAACGAATTCCCCAACTCCACCGTACAACTCCTCCTGTCAGCCTACTCCGGCACCCTCGAGCCCGCCGCCGCATCAACAaacttctcctcccacctcccctcggGCGACTCTTTTGTCAGGAGCGCAATCCAAGCGTGGGGCgaacacctccacctcgtcctccggCCGGACGAAATCTGGTTCACCATCTTGACCCAAATGAACTTTTACATGGAAACCCACGCCGAAGCCGTCCGCCACCTGTTTGTCAAGCACCAGGGTCAGGAGGTCATCTTTATTGAGGATTACACCTGGACCGACGTCCTCTGGCGATTCAAAGAAGAGATTCAGAAGCGGGTGCTGACGCCCTGGTTGGAGGAGTGGATCGTCCCTGGGTTTTCGACCACGACGGACAACGATGTTATGACGTCCAACATTCTGATGATGGGGCTCGTCAAGGCTTACTTTCGCTACGAGGGCGGGATTATCTGCGGGCTTCCGTCTGTCACACTGGaggggacgagggaggaTTGGGtcaagttggagaagaaacTGGAAAGGCTGGAGTTTTTCGGGGAGGAGCCGAAGGAGTATAAACGCCGGTTGGCGCCGATTTTCAAGAGGTTTGTCAAATCCTGGGATGAGCCTGACTCGGCCGAGACGAAGAGGTTTTGGAATAGTATTGTTTTTGCGAGCTACAGCAACATCTGCGGTGCCGCTCCCCTAGACGTGAGCGGTTGGATCACCGGGTTCTTCTACTGGGATGAGCAAGGGCAGCcgtgggggagagggggacggTCAGTGGTCCAGTTGGATGGGGTTGACTACTGGAGTCAGGATATTACCCGGCTTCCCGTCGGGTATGCCAGGGCGCCGTTTATCATGAGGGATTTTGGGGGAAAGGATCGGTTTGAGGCATATGTTGCGGCGGGTAacttggggaagaaggtgatggaggggtggccAGCGGGGTACGAGGCTGCGCTGGAGAGGTCAACCGGGGCGAAGGTGGAtagggagaggttgaggacgCAGAGGGGGGGTCATGCTACGCTGAGGCCGCTGTCGGCTTGGATGCTTTATGGACCGTTGGCGCATAACGCGACGAAGACGTACAAGGCTGCGGAGGcggagttggggttgttggcgagCAGGACGAAGGCGAATCTTGGGGAGACTTGTGCGAAGCCTCAGGAGTAG
- a CDS encoding hypothetical protein (EggNog:ENOG503P8VG), with the protein MSSQNFPARNVCFAFSTIHLPSETILNTSPSEPQRDLVSRDWIYSPRSNIPIASDKGWFTSLVPFQSQVTHTTSESSSPVTLAVSGIGEVSVNTKQNTRCKEHPYEPGTSSDFTLRIRRPVLLVPDFWLPHPDAQCPSFGQ; encoded by the exons ATGAGTTCTCAAAACTTCCCGGCTCGCAACGTCTGTTTCGCCTTTTCAACCATCCACCTTCCATCTGAAACGA TTCTCAACACGTCACCCTCAGAGCCGCAGCGCGACCTCGTATCCCGCGACTGGATCTACTCCCCAAGATCCAATATCCC CATCGCTAGCGACAAAGGCTGGTTCACCTCCCTAGTACCCTTCCAAAGCCAAgtcacacacaccacctccgAAAGCAGCTCACCTGTCACCCTCGCCGTCTCAGGCATCGGAGAAGTTTCCGTCAACACCAAGCAGAACACACGCTGCAAAGAACACCCCTATGAACCAGGCACCTCGTCCGATTTTACCTTGAGGATCAGACGCCCTGTTTTGCTCGTGCCCGACTTTTGGCTACCACATCCTGACGCACAGTGTCCATCGTTCGGACAGTAA
- a CDS encoding hypothetical protein (EggNog:ENOG503P3VD), whose translation MVPPYTAEEKQWLRVHFDGEFKFLMAYGLSIYDEDERAEGRLIARAMMANDG comes from the coding sequence ATGGTGCCTCCTTATACAGCGGAAGAGAAGCAATGGCTTCGAGTCCATTTCGACGGCGAGTTCAAGTTTCTTATGGCCTACGGCCTCAGCATctacgacgaggatgaacGGGCCGAGGGAAGACTTATTGCACGCGCGATGATGGCGAatgatgggtga